Proteins from a genomic interval of Polyodon spathula isolate WHYD16114869_AA chromosome 1, ASM1765450v1, whole genome shotgun sequence:
- the LOC121316611 gene encoding Werner syndrome ATP-dependent helicase homolog isoform X1 has protein sequence MGIKPRRETHHKFMRDEIQCVVATVAFGMGINKADIRKVIYYGAPKEMEAYYQEIGRAGRDRLLSACHVVWASGDMALNRQLLIGVTSDKFRGYKMKLTAKMEYLSSPKCKRKNILSHFEDKQLRKASSGIMGTDKCCDNCSSRLLHDPSANDAESNLQGFGKEAYQLMSAVAAVGEKFCTAAPVLFLSGSTGSVNCPCLAVARPSLKTGGKLWSGSSLQRAT, from the exons ATGGGTATCAAACCAAGAAGAGAAACTCATCACAAGTTTATGAGAGATGAGATTCAG tgtgtTGTGGCTACAGTTGCTTTTGGAATGGGGATAAACAAGGCAGACATCCGGAAAGTCATCTACTACGGAGCCCCCAAAGAAATGGAGGCGTACTACCAGGAAATTGGGAGAGCTGGGAGAGACAGATTACTAAGTGCTTGTCATGTAGTCTGGGCTTCAGGAGACATGGCTTTGAACAG GCAACTCCTGATTGGTGTTACAAGCGACAAGTTTCGGggatataaaatgaaactgacagcAAAAATGGAGTACCTCAGCTCGCCTAAATGCAAAAGGAA AAACATCTTGTCCCACTTTGAAGATAAACAATTAAGAAAAGCCAGCTCAGGCATCATGGGCACTGACAAATGTTGTGACAATTGCAGCTCCAG GCTGCTGCATGACCCCAGTGCAAACGACGCTGAGTCTAATCTGCAGGGTTTTGGGAAGGAAGCCTACCAACTGATGTCTGCGGTTGCTGCTGTAGGAGAGAAGTTTTGCACTGCCGCCCCGGTCCTCTTCCTGAGTGGATCT ACAGGTTCCGTAAACTGCCCCTGTTTGGCTGTGGCAAGACCATCCCTGAAAACTGGTGGAAAGCTCTGGAGCGGCAGCTCATTACAGAGGGCTACATGA
- the LOC121316611 gene encoding Werner syndrome ATP-dependent helicase homolog isoform X2, whose amino-acid sequence MGIKPRRETHHKFMRDEIQCVVATVAFGMGINKADIRKVIYYGAPKEMEAYYQEIGRAGRDRLLSACHVVWASGDMALNRQLLIGVTSDKFRGYKMKLTAKMEYLSSPKCKRKNILSHFEDKQLRKASSGIMGTDKCCDNCSSRPVLFTSCEFLLGCCMTPVQTTLSLICRVLGRKPTN is encoded by the exons ATGGGTATCAAACCAAGAAGAGAAACTCATCACAAGTTTATGAGAGATGAGATTCAG tgtgtTGTGGCTACAGTTGCTTTTGGAATGGGGATAAACAAGGCAGACATCCGGAAAGTCATCTACTACGGAGCCCCCAAAGAAATGGAGGCGTACTACCAGGAAATTGGGAGAGCTGGGAGAGACAGATTACTAAGTGCTTGTCATGTAGTCTGGGCTTCAGGAGACATGGCTTTGAACAG GCAACTCCTGATTGGTGTTACAAGCGACAAGTTTCGGggatataaaatgaaactgacagcAAAAATGGAGTACCTCAGCTCGCCTAAATGCAAAAGGAA AAACATCTTGTCCCACTTTGAAGATAAACAATTAAGAAAAGCCAGCTCAGGCATCATGGGCACTGACAAATGTTGTGACAATTGCAGCTCCAG ACCTGTGCTTTTTACAAGCTGTGAATTCCTCTTAGGCTGCTGCATGACCCCAGTGCAAACGACGCTGAGTCTAATCTGCAGGGTTTTGGGAAGGAAGCCTACCAACTGA